In the genome of Nocardia sp. NBC_00416, one region contains:
- a CDS encoding ABC transporter permease translates to MPKSTEPRLRFFRDSAIVAHRNLLTIMRVPTLLVTATVQPLMFVFLFAYVFGASLGGGQYREFLIAGIMAQTVAFSAAFTTVGLAGDLEKGIIDRMRSLPMSRLAVLMGRTLSDLVVSMVSLLVMTVCGYIVGWSIEGGVADAVLAYAVILLFAFAMSWVGALTGLLAPNVEVAQSAGLIWLFPLSFISSAFISAQTLPGPLATIAEWNPITAVAATGRKLFDNSAPPGFLPATGWPADHCVEYAIGCSLAILAIAIPLALLQYRRVASH, encoded by the coding sequence ATTCCGAAATCCACCGAGCCCCGCTTGCGGTTCTTCCGTGACAGCGCGATCGTGGCGCATCGCAACCTGCTCACCATCATGCGGGTGCCGACACTGCTGGTCACGGCCACGGTTCAGCCGCTGATGTTCGTCTTCCTCTTCGCCTATGTTTTCGGCGCCTCGCTCGGCGGCGGCCAGTACCGCGAGTTCCTGATCGCCGGGATCATGGCCCAGACCGTCGCCTTCAGCGCGGCGTTCACCACCGTGGGGCTGGCCGGCGACCTGGAGAAGGGCATCATCGACCGGATGCGTTCGCTGCCCATGTCACGGCTGGCGGTGCTGATGGGCCGGACGCTCTCGGATCTGGTGGTGAGCATGGTCAGCCTGCTGGTGATGACCGTGTGCGGGTACATCGTCGGCTGGAGTATCGAGGGCGGTGTGGCCGATGCCGTACTGGCCTACGCGGTGATCCTGCTGTTCGCCTTCGCCATGTCGTGGGTCGGCGCGCTCACCGGCTTGCTCGCGCCGAATGTCGAGGTCGCCCAGAGTGCCGGGCTGATCTGGCTGTTCCCGCTGTCGTTCATCTCCTCGGCGTTCATCTCCGCCCAGACGCTGCCCGGCCCGCTGGCCACTATCGCCGAATGGAATCCGATCACCGCGGTCGCGGCGACCGGCCGGAAACTGTTCGACAACAGCGCGCCGCCGGGATTCCTCCCGGCGACCGGCTGGCCCGCCGACCATTGCGTCGAATACGCGATCGGCTGTTCGCTGGCCATTCTGGCGATCGCCATACCGTTGGCGTTGCTGCAGTATCGCCGGGTCGCCAGTCACTGA